A genome region from Halorussus pelagicus includes the following:
- a CDS encoding ABC transporter ATP-binding protein produces the protein MPRRTQHDDSETMDRTHRDETATAPRHESDDAEADHETVLDLDGVVKEYAAETAVDSLSLSVREGELLTLLGPSGCGKTTTLRMMAGLERPDGGTVRLGGEVVADETGSVKPENRNVGLVFQDFALFPHLTVFENVAFGLTETDERETERRVSELLNLVDLAGHRDATPDELSGGQQQRVALARSLAPEPEILLLDEPFSNLDVRLRVEMREEVRRILKEAGVTAVSVTHDQEEALSISDRVAVMNDGEMEQVGRPESVFEHPESRFVASFLGQAGFLSAWHEEGTVVTPIGNFAPQRLNGLTTEYAGTDLDVLVRPDDLRATVVDESEADGHIIHRQYTGPSFVYRVELDNGDLVHCQHNHVKELDIGKPVRVELDADHTLAWYPPEDDEESATERVSESVRPR, from the coding sequence ATGCCTAGACGAACCCAACACGATGACTCCGAAACCATGGACCGAACGCACCGCGACGAGACGGCGACCGCACCGCGACACGAGAGCGACGACGCGGAAGCCGACCACGAGACCGTTCTCGACCTCGACGGCGTCGTCAAGGAGTACGCCGCCGAAACCGCGGTGGACTCGCTGTCGCTGTCGGTCCGCGAGGGCGAACTGCTCACGCTGCTCGGTCCCTCCGGGTGTGGCAAGACCACGACCCTCCGGATGATGGCCGGACTCGAACGCCCCGACGGCGGGACGGTGCGACTCGGCGGCGAAGTCGTCGCCGACGAAACCGGGTCGGTCAAGCCCGAGAATCGCAACGTAGGACTCGTCTTTCAGGACTTCGCGCTGTTTCCCCACCTCACGGTCTTCGAGAACGTCGCGTTCGGTCTCACCGAGACCGACGAGCGCGAGACCGAGCGCCGCGTCTCCGAACTGCTGAACCTCGTAGACCTCGCGGGCCACCGCGACGCCACGCCCGACGAACTGTCGGGCGGCCAGCAACAGCGCGTCGCCCTCGCGCGCTCGCTCGCGCCCGAACCCGAAATTCTACTGCTCGACGAGCCGTTCTCGAACCTCGACGTTCGCCTGCGCGTCGAGATGCGCGAGGAGGTTCGCCGAATTCTGAAGGAGGCGGGCGTCACGGCGGTATCGGTCACTCACGACCAAGAGGAGGCGCTCTCCATCTCCGACCGCGTGGCCGTGATGAACGACGGGGAGATGGAGCAGGTCGGCCGCCCCGAGAGCGTCTTCGAACACCCCGAGTCGCGGTTCGTCGCCTCCTTCCTCGGACAGGCCGGATTCCTCTCGGCGTGGCACGAGGAGGGGACGGTCGTCACGCCCATCGGTAACTTCGCGCCCCAGCGTCTCAACGGCCTGACGACGGAGTACGCGGGCACCGACCTCGACGTGCTGGTCCGGCCCGACGACCTCCGGGCGACCGTCGTGGACGAATCGGAGGCCGACGGCCACATCATCCACCGCCAGTACACCGGTCCCTCCTTCGTCTACCGGGTTGAACTCGACAACGGCGATCTGGTCCACTGTCAGCACAACCACGTCAAGGAACTCGACATCGGCAAACCGGTCCGGGTCGAACTCGACGCTGACCACACGCTGGCGTGGTACCCGCCCGAGGACGACGAGGAATCGGCCACCGAGCGCGTTTCGGAGTCCGTACGACCTCGATGA
- a CDS encoding ABC transporter permease, with product MSTSDRIREATAKFGGDEESPPVSLVLLSGAVAAAVAFPLVWLILRSLEIGFQQALDLLFQPSTLEVVTNSVALVGGVTLGSVLIGVPLAVLTVQTDLPFRRFWTVVVSLPLVVPSYIGAFAFVSAFGPHGVLSDLLAPLGVQSIPTIYGFKGATLVLTLFTYPYVFLTTRASLLSFDGRLMEAARTLNHGRWAAFRKVTLPQIAPGIAAGSLLVALYALSDFGTPSIMRFEVFTQQVYVSMWEPNYAALLSLQLLAFAAVILALENRISRSEDGAHVSRGSGSVRISLGYWKGPALLFCALVAALCLVVPVAILFMWLFRSNPAYTGGGFDFSWIYGLNSGWVALLAALAATLGALPVAYFSGRSDSRLATLFERASYVGYATPGVVLGLALVYFASSNTPELLGVELNLYQTIPLLVFAYVVRFLPQAVGAVQSSILQVDPKLTEAARTLGESPGSAFRRVTFPLVRPGVVAGAALVFLTTMKELPATLILRPTGFETLVTYIWRVQDAGYYGQAAVPALVLVGVSALSMLVLLKQDGSLVRQEGENDA from the coding sequence ATGTCCACCAGCGACCGCATCCGCGAGGCCACCGCGAAGTTCGGTGGAGACGAGGAGTCGCCACCGGTTTCGCTCGTCCTGCTGTCGGGTGCGGTGGCTGCCGCCGTCGCGTTCCCCTTGGTGTGGCTCATCTTGCGGTCGCTCGAAATCGGCTTCCAGCAGGCACTCGACCTGCTGTTTCAGCCCTCGACGCTCGAAGTCGTGACCAACAGCGTCGCGCTCGTTGGGGGCGTCACGCTCGGGTCGGTCCTGATAGGCGTCCCGCTCGCGGTTCTCACGGTCCAGACCGACCTCCCGTTCCGGCGGTTCTGGACCGTCGTCGTCTCCCTGCCGCTGGTCGTCCCGAGCTACATCGGCGCGTTCGCGTTCGTCTCGGCGTTTGGCCCGCACGGCGTTCTCTCGGACCTGCTCGCGCCGCTCGGCGTCCAATCGATTCCGACCATCTACGGTTTCAAGGGCGCGACGCTGGTCCTGACGCTATTTACGTACCCCTACGTCTTTCTGACGACCAGAGCCTCGCTGCTGTCGTTCGACGGGCGACTGATGGAGGCCGCCCGGACGCTGAATCACGGTCGATGGGCGGCCTTCCGGAAGGTCACGCTCCCCCAAATCGCGCCGGGTATCGCGGCCGGGAGTCTGCTGGTCGCGCTCTACGCGCTCTCGGACTTCGGCACGCCCTCCATCATGCGCTTCGAGGTGTTCACCCAGCAGGTGTACGTCTCGATGTGGGAACCGAACTACGCCGCGCTGCTGTCGCTTCAACTCCTCGCGTTCGCGGCGGTCATCCTCGCACTGGAAAACCGCATCTCCCGAAGCGAGGACGGTGCCCACGTCTCGCGCGGGTCGGGGTCGGTCCGCATCTCGCTGGGATACTGGAAGGGTCCGGCGCTGCTGTTCTGCGCGCTCGTCGCCGCGCTCTGTCTGGTCGTCCCGGTCGCCATCCTGTTCATGTGGCTGTTCCGGAGTAACCCGGCCTACACTGGCGGCGGGTTCGACTTCTCGTGGATATACGGTCTCAACTCCGGATGGGTCGCGTTGCTCGCCGCGCTGGCCGCGACGCTCGGGGCGCTCCCCGTGGCGTATTTCTCGGGGCGGTCGGACTCCCGACTCGCCACGCTGTTCGAGCGCGCGAGTTACGTCGGCTACGCGACCCCCGGCGTCGTGTTGGGTCTCGCGCTGGTGTACTTCGCGTCGTCGAACACGCCGGAACTCCTCGGCGTCGAACTCAACCTCTACCAGACGATTCCCCTGCTGGTGTTCGCCTACGTCGTCCGGTTCCTCCCGCAGGCGGTCGGTGCGGTTCAGTCGTCAATCCTACAGGTTGACCCCAAACTGACCGAGGCCGCGCGGACACTCGGCGAGTCGCCGGGGTCGGCGTTCCGGCGCGTGACGTTCCCACTCGTCCGTCCGGGCGTCGTTGCGGGTGCGGCGCTGGTGTTCCTGACGACGATGAAGGAACTCCCGGCAACCCTCATCCTTCGTCCGACAGGTTTTGAAACCCTCGTCACGTACATCTGGCGCGTACAGGACGCGGGTTACTACGGACAGGCCGCGGTTCCGGCGCTCGTCCTCGTCGGCGTGTCCGCGCTCTCGATGCTGGTCCTGCTCAAGCAGGACGGAAGCCTCGTGCGACAGGAAGGAGAGAACGATGCCTAG
- a CDS encoding extracellular solute-binding protein produces the protein MSERQFWTRRRLLASSAVGATASLGGCLSQFTGEQESSSALSISDFRGSGPLVESRSAPGGTSMDDLPDLEGSLEIYLGGGEGGLYENLVRLLEQKYSNFDANVRMAGSTQLANEIIEVEKGGETNADVFWSIDSTSLGLVADADITSQLPQRVLDPVPSGFRDSNGAWVGVAGRARSIPYNTDELSESDIPDKVQQLPQTAALEGSMGWAPTYGAFKSFVTAMRLLEGPETTKQWLRGMQDHNVSRYPDEFQVSNAVADGELQAGFANHYYALRVIASRENAPIDLAFTKGDAGALVNVSGCELLESSDKQELGADFVRHLLSAEAQEFFATQTFAYPMIPEVSPVGPLPTVDQLEPPEIDLSKLSNLEPTLELMREVGVL, from the coding sequence ATGAGCGAGCGTCAGTTCTGGACACGTCGTCGTCTCCTCGCGTCGAGTGCGGTCGGCGCGACTGCGAGCCTCGGCGGCTGTCTGTCGCAGTTTACCGGCGAACAAGAGAGTAGTTCGGCACTCAGCATCTCGGACTTCCGCGGGTCGGGTCCGCTCGTCGAGTCCCGGTCCGCGCCGGGCGGCACCTCGATGGACGATCTCCCGGACCTCGAAGGGTCCCTGGAGATATATCTCGGCGGCGGTGAGGGCGGACTCTACGAGAATCTGGTCCGCCTCCTCGAACAGAAATACTCCAACTTCGACGCCAACGTCCGGATGGCTGGCTCGACCCAGTTGGCCAACGAAATTATCGAGGTCGAGAAGGGCGGCGAAACCAACGCCGACGTGTTCTGGTCCATCGACTCCACGTCGCTCGGTCTCGTCGCCGACGCCGACATCACGAGCCAACTCCCCCAGCGCGTTCTGGACCCGGTTCCGTCGGGCTTCCGAGACTCGAACGGCGCGTGGGTCGGCGTCGCCGGGCGTGCGCGTTCGATTCCGTACAACACCGACGAGCTTTCGGAGTCCGACATCCCGGACAAGGTCCAACAGCTGCCGCAGACCGCCGCGCTGGAGGGTTCGATGGGCTGGGCACCGACCTACGGCGCGTTCAAGTCGTTTGTCACGGCGATGCGACTACTCGAAGGTCCCGAGACGACCAAACAGTGGCTCAGAGGGATGCAGGACCACAACGTCTCGCGGTATCCCGACGAGTTCCAAGTGTCGAACGCCGTCGCCGACGGCGAACTGCAGGCCGGGTTCGCCAACCACTACTACGCGCTTCGAGTCATCGCCTCGCGCGAGAACGCGCCCATCGACCTCGCGTTCACGAAAGGCGACGCGGGCGCGCTGGTCAACGTCTCGGGGTGTGAGCTTCTGGAAAGTTCCGACAAGCAGGAACTCGGTGCCGACTTCGTCCGCCACCTGCTCTCTGCGGAGGCACAGGAGTTCTTCGCCACCCAGACGTTCGCGTACCCGATGATTCCGGAGGTGTCGCCCGTCGGCCCGCTCCCGACGGTTGACCAACTCGAACCGCCGGAGATAGACCTCTCGAAGCTCTCGAACCTCGAACCGACCCTCGAACTGATGCGAGAGGTCGGGGTGCTGTAG
- a CDS encoding alpha-1 4-glucan-protein synthase, translated as MSATADICVVVPTIREYECMRAYFENAREHGFDLDRLHVVLVTEDFCDTDEMAAMLADEGVSGEVFDASRRAEWYDEQGIAEYDHLVPAASHAETSFGLLYVWANDFDYGFFIDDDTLPHEEFDFFGSHMRNLDFEGEIEEVSSDENWVNVLYQNFEEHGLYPRGYPYAAMDESVETETTEISDVVASQGLWTNVPDLDAVRILMDGDLQGQAQTRTTTDDYDGDFVAARDNYLTVCSMNLAFEREVIPAFYQLPMDDNRWDVGRFDDIWSGVFLKRACDVLGKRIYNGTPLCEHNKAPRSTFGDLNNEVPGLELNEHLWEVIDGTGGDADSYAGVFEAMATELAEGDFEEYENGAFFNYVGEYMLDWLSALDELRAIESTPTPADD; from the coding sequence ATGAGCGCAACAGCAGACATTTGCGTCGTCGTCCCGACGATTCGGGAGTACGAGTGCATGCGGGCGTACTTCGAGAACGCCCGCGAACACGGCTTCGACTTGGACCGACTCCATGTCGTGCTGGTGACCGAGGACTTCTGCGACACCGACGAGATGGCCGCGATGCTGGCCGACGAGGGCGTCTCGGGCGAGGTGTTCGACGCGAGTAGACGCGCGGAGTGGTACGACGAGCAGGGCATCGCGGAGTACGACCACCTCGTCCCCGCGGCGAGTCACGCCGAGACGAGTTTCGGCCTGCTGTACGTCTGGGCCAACGACTTCGACTACGGCTTTTTCATCGACGACGACACCTTACCCCACGAGGAGTTCGACTTCTTCGGCAGTCACATGCGAAATCTCGATTTCGAGGGCGAAATCGAGGAAGTATCCTCCGACGAGAACTGGGTCAACGTCCTCTACCAGAACTTCGAGGAACACGGACTCTACCCCCGCGGCTACCCCTACGCCGCGATGGACGAGAGCGTCGAGACCGAGACGACCGAAATCTCGGACGTGGTGGCCTCTCAAGGACTCTGGACCAACGTGCCGGACCTCGACGCGGTCCGTATCCTGATGGACGGCGACCTGCAGGGACAGGCCCAGACCCGCACCACGACCGATGACTACGACGGCGACTTCGTCGCGGCCCGCGACAACTATCTCACGGTCTGCTCGATGAACCTCGCGTTCGAGCGCGAGGTCATCCCGGCGTTCTACCAGCTTCCGATGGACGACAACCGCTGGGACGTTGGCCGGTTCGACGACATCTGGTCGGGCGTCTTCCTCAAGCGCGCCTGCGACGTGTTGGGCAAGCGCATCTACAACGGTACGCCGCTCTGCGAACACAACAAGGCCCCGCGCTCGACGTTCGGCGACTTGAACAACGAGGTTCCGGGACTCGAACTCAACGAACACCTCTGGGAAGTCATCGACGGGACCGGTGGCGACGCCGACAGTTACGCGGGCGTCTTCGAGGCGATGGCGACCGAACTCGCCGAGGGCGACTTCGAGGAGTACGAGAACGGCGCGTTCTTCAACTACGTCGGCGAGTACATGCTCGATTGGCTTTCGGCGCTGGACGAACTCCGCGCAATCGAGTCCACCCCGACTCCGGCCGACGATTGA
- a CDS encoding acyl-CoA synthetase translates to MSVDYERERDSFEWAIPDDYNLPAVLEAHADSFGDRLAVRFRDAEGGETERTYADVRDDANRFASALADLGVSEGDRVMHLFPRHPDAFAIQVGALARGALLVPCSAMLKPKDLAFRANDCEAETVVVHEGLTEMVEPILEETPLERVVVLDAEEDDEIADSKNWHAFSALLEGRSADHEGPNLGADDPMSINYTSGTTGQPKPVLHRHRWLRCFELINAPYWWGVTQETDFSDELLWATTGTGWAKWFWSPVGVALTTGAPQFVYEGEFDAETFLDLMDEEGVTRLCAVPTQYRMFTQVDELADYDLALTEAVSAGEPLNREPIQEFEEAFGVTPRDGYGQTETVALVTNYPGIDVRPGSMGKPVPGIDVTLLDTQDEEEVEPGETGEIAVPVDSPAIFDGYYEKPQLDEKTFYGDYYRTGDLARMDEEGYFFFEGRADDIIISSGYRIGPFEVEDALVGHEAVAEAAAVASPHDERGNVVKAYVVLADGREGSEELTDELQEYMKAETAPYKYPRRIEYVEELPTTSSGKIRRIELRKQEKQQFGE, encoded by the coding sequence ATGTCCGTCGATTACGAGCGCGAACGCGACAGTTTCGAGTGGGCGATTCCCGACGACTACAACCTCCCGGCGGTGCTGGAAGCCCATGCCGACTCGTTCGGCGACCGACTCGCGGTCCGGTTCCGCGACGCCGAGGGCGGCGAGACCGAGCGGACCTACGCCGACGTGCGAGACGACGCGAACCGCTTCGCGTCGGCGCTGGCCGACCTCGGCGTCAGCGAGGGCGACCGCGTGATGCACCTGTTCCCGCGCCACCCCGACGCGTTCGCTATTCAGGTCGGGGCGCTGGCCCGCGGCGCGTTGCTGGTTCCCTGTTCGGCCATGCTCAAACCCAAGGACCTCGCGTTCCGGGCGAACGACTGCGAGGCCGAAACCGTCGTCGTCCACGAGGGCCTGACCGAAATGGTCGAACCGATTCTTGAGGAGACGCCGCTTGAGCGCGTGGTCGTACTGGACGCCGAGGAGGACGACGAAATCGCCGACAGCAAGAACTGGCACGCCTTTTCGGCCCTGCTGGAGGGCCGGAGCGCCGACCACGAGGGACCGAACCTCGGCGCGGACGACCCGATGTCCATCAACTACACCAGTGGGACGACCGGGCAACCGAAACCGGTCCTCCACCGCCACCGCTGGCTCCGCTGTTTCGAGCTAATCAACGCGCCCTACTGGTGGGGCGTCACGCAGGAGACGGACTTCTCTGACGAACTGCTGTGGGCGACCACGGGGACCGGATGGGCCAAGTGGTTCTGGAGTCCGGTCGGCGTCGCCCTGACGACCGGCGCGCCCCAGTTCGTCTACGAGGGGGAGTTCGACGCCGAGACGTTCCTCGACCTGATGGACGAGGAGGGCGTGACGCGACTCTGTGCGGTCCCGACCCAGTACCGGATGTTCACGCAGGTCGATGAGTTGGCCGACTACGACCTCGCGCTAACCGAGGCCGTCTCGGCGGGCGAACCGCTCAACCGCGAACCGATTCAGGAGTTCGAGGAGGCGTTCGGCGTGACGCCGCGGGACGGCTACGGCCAGACCGAGACGGTCGCGCTGGTGACGAACTACCCCGGCATCGACGTGCGGCCCGGTAGCATGGGCAAGCCCGTGCCGGGCATCGACGTGACCCTGCTCGACACGCAAGACGAGGAGGAAGTCGAACCGGGCGAGACCGGCGAGATTGCAGTTCCGGTGGACTCGCCCGCTATCTTCGACGGCTACTACGAAAAGCCCCAACTGGACGAGAAGACGTTCTACGGCGACTACTACCGGACCGGCGACCTCGCCCGGATGGACGAGGAGGGCTACTTCTTCTTCGAGGGCCGCGCCGACGATATCATCATCTCGTCGGGCTACCGCATTGGTCCCTTCGAGGTTGAGGACGCGCTCGTGGGCCACGAGGCGGTCGCCGAGGCCGCGGCGGTCGCCAGTCCCCACGACGAGCGGGGCAACGTTGTCAAGGCCTACGTCGTTCTCGCGGACGGCCGCGAAGGGAGCGAAGAGCTGACCGACGAGTTGCAAGAGTACATGAAGGCGGAGACGGCCCCGTACAAGTACCCCCGACGCATCGAGTACGTCGAAGAGCTACCGACGACCTCCAGCGGGAAGATTCGCCGGATAGAATTGCGCAAACAGGAGAAACAGCAGTTCGGGGAGTGA
- a CDS encoding asparaginase, giving the protein MLPQVHVVATGGTIASTPDEDGAAPNLDGEDLLVSVPELASHADLSVESVAQVPGFDVDFEIMAAVAERAREAVAADGSGDSATNDSPDAIVVTHGTDTMAETAYFLDLVCSLPIPVVVTGAQRRLDEPSSDAPANLLAAVRAATHQRVDGGVFLVFDDELHAARDVRKVHSHKLAAFASPNDGPVATLTRAGVRFHREPESESVSVSATEPDARVEIVVSAAGVDGRQVERAVESGVDGVVVAGTGLGNATSDLGETIADAIDAGVPVVLTSRTGAGSTGAVYGTEGGGQTLQDRGAIPGGDLAPWKARVKLALALDAVDDSTTVSEYFSNATE; this is encoded by the coding sequence ATGCTCCCGCAAGTTCACGTCGTCGCAACTGGCGGCACCATCGCAAGCACGCCCGACGAGGACGGAGCCGCGCCGAATCTCGACGGCGAGGACCTCCTCGTCTCCGTTCCGGAACTCGCCTCTCACGCCGACCTCAGCGTCGAATCCGTGGCACAGGTTCCGGGGTTCGACGTGGATTTCGAAATCATGGCCGCGGTCGCCGAGCGCGCACGCGAGGCGGTCGCCGCGGACGGCTCAGGCGACTCCGCCACAAACGACTCGCCCGACGCAATCGTCGTGACCCACGGCACGGACACGATGGCCGAGACCGCGTACTTTCTCGATTTGGTCTGCTCGCTCCCGATTCCGGTCGTCGTCACGGGCGCACAGCGCCGCCTCGACGAACCGAGTTCCGACGCGCCCGCGAACCTGCTCGCGGCGGTCCGCGCGGCCACCCACCAGCGGGTCGATGGAGGCGTCTTCCTCGTGTTCGACGACGAACTCCACGCGGCCCGCGACGTGCGAAAAGTCCACAGCCACAAACTCGCGGCCTTCGCCTCACCCAACGACGGCCCGGTCGCCACGCTGACCCGCGCCGGGGTTCGCTTCCACCGGGAACCGGAAAGCGAGTCGGTGTCGGTCTCCGCCACCGAACCCGACGCTCGCGTCGAGATTGTCGTCTCTGCCGCCGGAGTCGATGGCAGACAAGTCGAGCGCGCGGTCGAATCCGGTGTAGACGGCGTCGTCGTCGCGGGCACGGGCTTGGGGAATGCGACCAGCGACCTCGGCGAGACTATCGCGGACGCCATCGACGCGGGCGTGCCCGTCGTTCTCACGTCCAGAACCGGCGCGGGAAGCACGGGCGCGGTCTACGGCACCGAGGGCGGCGGCCAGACGTTGCAGGACCGGGGCGCGATTCCGGGCGGCGACCTCGCGCCGTGGAAGGCGCGGGTGAAACTCGCGCTGGCGTTGGACGCGGTGGACGATTCGACGACCGTCTCGGAGTATTTCTCAAACGCGACAGAGTGA
- a CDS encoding thiolase family protein yields the protein MDRVAIIGASMTEFGEREAWLRELLAQAGRECLADADVSPDEVDHLYVSNMASGEFEGQTGAPNALAHDLGAIPAYTQRVDQTSASGGAGIYAAWQSVASGASEMTLLVGGEKMTHKTTAEATDVIASLTHPVEYKHGVTLPSFAGLTARRYLHEYDAPRESLAKVAVKNHKNGLDNPHAQFRKEVDLETVMESPIVADPLRLYDFCPITDGSAGLLFCPEEVAKEYVPEDEYTVISGIGGATDTHVVHERDDPTVMGGAVDSSDDAYEMADRDPEDVDVAELHDMFTILEFLQSEAVGFFEQGEGWKAVEEGVTDRDGELPINTSGGLKSKGHPLGASGVAQVYELHRQLLGDAGDRQVEAEVGLACNVGGFGNCVTTTILEEP from the coding sequence ATGGACCGAGTCGCAATCATCGGAGCCTCGATGACCGAGTTCGGGGAGCGCGAGGCGTGGTTGCGCGAGTTGCTCGCACAGGCGGGCCGCGAGTGTCTCGCCGACGCCGACGTTTCCCCCGACGAGGTAGACCACCTGTACGTCTCGAACATGGCCAGCGGCGAGTTTGAGGGCCAGACCGGCGCGCCGAACGCGCTGGCCCACGACCTCGGCGCGATACCGGCCTACACCCAGCGCGTGGACCAGACCAGCGCGTCGGGCGGCGCGGGCATCTACGCCGCGTGGCAGTCGGTTGCCTCCGGCGCGAGCGAGATGACCCTGCTGGTCGGCGGCGAGAAGATGACCCACAAGACGACGGCGGAGGCGACCGACGTTATCGCGTCGCTGACCCACCCCGTCGAGTACAAGCACGGCGTGACCCTCCCGAGTTTCGCGGGTCTCACCGCGCGCAGGTATCTCCACGAGTACGACGCGCCCCGCGAGAGTCTGGCGAAGGTCGCGGTGAAGAACCACAAGAACGGACTGGACAACCCCCACGCGCAGTTCCGCAAGGAAGTCGATTTAGAGACCGTCATGGAGTCGCCCATCGTGGCCGACCCCCTGCGACTCTACGACTTCTGCCCGATTACCGACGGGAGCGCAGGCCTGCTGTTCTGCCCCGAGGAAGTCGCCAAGGAGTACGTCCCCGAGGACGAATACACGGTCATCTCGGGCATCGGCGGCGCGACCGACACCCACGTCGTCCACGAGCGCGACGACCCGACCGTGATGGGCGGCGCGGTGGATAGTTCCGACGACGCCTACGAGATGGCCGACCGCGACCCCGAGGACGTGGACGTGGCGGAACTCCACGACATGTTCACCATCCTCGAATTCCTCCAGAGCGAGGCCGTCGGCTTCTTCGAGCAGGGTGAGGGTTGGAAGGCCGTCGAGGAGGGCGTCACCGACCGGGACGGCGAGTTGCCCATCAACACCTCGGGCGGCCTCAAGTCGAAGGGCCACCCCTTGGGCGCGAGCGGCGTCGCACAGGTGTACGAACTGCACCGACAACTGCTCGGCGACGCGGGCGACCGGCAGGTCGAGGCCGAGGTCGGTCTCGCCTGCAACGTCGGCGGGTTCGGCAACTGCGTGACAACCACGATTCTGGAGGAGCCATAG
- a CDS encoding Zn-ribbon domain-containing OB-fold protein: protein MTMYAYRCPNGHVTYPGHELCPECGEEQTDEIDLSDRTAEVVTWTTNTATPPGVRQPNSLAIVEFEVEDESVRAIGQLAEDAEVEIGDEVRPVYAEELRDPDAGIREKASQEWDGYRFDPV, encoded by the coding sequence ATGACGATGTACGCCTACCGGTGCCCGAACGGGCACGTAACCTATCCGGGCCACGAACTGTGTCCCGAATGCGGCGAGGAACAGACCGATGAAATCGACCTAAGCGACCGGACCGCGGAGGTCGTGACGTGGACGACGAACACCGCGACGCCGCCGGGCGTCCGGCAACCGAACTCGTTGGCCATCGTGGAGTTCGAAGTGGAAGACGAGTCGGTGCGCGCCATCGGCCAACTCGCCGAGGACGCCGAAGTCGAAATCGGCGACGAAGTGCGGCCGGTCTACGCCGAGGAACTGCGCGACCCCGACGCCGGAATCCGCGAGAAGGCGAGTCAGGAGTGGGACGGGTATCGGTTCGACCCGGTGTGA
- a CDS encoding DUF6498-containing protein — protein MSTNATLKCQLSLITALCLGNATALASVLVFDWSVTLLLVLYWLEAGILLVRTGVEGLLAEVPTEPFRDGYRIKLFERLELGSKRGTVEIHDDLPPVHPRNTPAVLSLLRRVAVFWVPTGVVLLFVVPDSLAFDPVAVALVSVGTLAFAYRHWSAFRRSFLDDRRYEEVSASVVWPRRRFLWLAFLTFSAAVYGNPAVVSSADASGSVRTSVGAMFLFVACCKLAYETYRVTIVGYPTRYEHRSGLLSFDWVSGSIGEERTAIESPESEPTAVFRTERRAVRVDGILYGLGYGILYPGSVGIAGIVLLILADVIGPVFGGLLVAGFVGSVVAGQIWLFDTQYGHLEYRVYSDELVVYDRKTDEPQLHVTSSDFREVSVSRGITQRLSGVGRLKLTQINGDVHVFRYLAEPDELAEKFRL, from the coding sequence ATGAGCACTAATGCGACGCTGAAATGCCAATTGTCGCTAATCACGGCGCTCTGTCTCGGGAACGCGACAGCCCTTGCCAGCGTCCTCGTCTTCGATTGGAGCGTTACCCTCTTGCTCGTTCTCTACTGGTTGGAGGCCGGAATACTACTCGTCCGGACAGGTGTTGAAGGACTACTCGCAGAAGTACCGACCGAACCATTTCGGGATGGATACCGTATCAAACTGTTCGAGCGCTTGGAACTGGGGAGCAAACGCGGGACGGTCGAGATTCACGACGACTTGCCACCAGTACACCCCCGAAATACTCCGGCAGTACTTTCGCTGCTCCGCCGTGTCGCCGTTTTCTGGGTCCCGACCGGCGTGGTCCTCCTGTTCGTCGTCCCCGACTCGCTCGCGTTCGACCCAGTTGCGGTCGCACTGGTCTCGGTCGGCACTCTCGCGTTCGCGTACCGACACTGGTCGGCGTTTCGTCGTAGCTTCCTCGACGACCGACGATACGAGGAGGTCTCGGCGTCGGTCGTCTGGCCTCGGCGACGGTTTCTCTGGCTCGCGTTCCTCACCTTCTCCGCCGCGGTCTACGGCAACCCGGCCGTCGTCTCGTCTGCCGACGCCTCCGGGTCGGTACGCACCAGCGTCGGAGCGATGTTCCTCTTCGTCGCTTGTTGTAAACTCGCCTACGAAACCTACCGGGTGACGATAGTGGGGTATCCGACTCGATACGAACATCGATCCGGTCTCCTCTCGTTCGATTGGGTATCCGGCAGCATCGGCGAGGAGCGGACAGCGATAGAATCGCCCGAGAGCGAACCCACGGCTGTATTCCGGACTGAGCGACGAGCAGTCCGGGTAGATGGAATCTTATACGGACTCGGCTACGGCATCTTGTACCCCGGTAGCGTCGGTATCGCCGGTATCGTTCTCCTGATCCTCGCCGACGTAATCGGTCCGGTGTTCGGTGGTCTACTGGTCGCCGGATTCGTCGGAAGCGTCGTCGCGGGACAAATTTGGCTGTTCGACACGCAGTACGGCCACCTCGAATATCGAGTGTACAGCGACGAACTCGTCGTGTACGACCGGAAAACAGACGAGCCACAGTTACATGTCACGTCTTCCGACTTCCGAGAAGTATCCGTCTCGCGTGGAATAACGCAGCGACTATCTGGAGTCGGTCGATTGAAGCTGACCCAAATCAACGGTGACGTTCACGTCTTTAGATACCTTGCAGAACCGGATGAGTTGGCGGAGAAATTCCGATTGTAA